From a region of the Cardiocondyla obscurior isolate alpha-2009 linkage group LG28, Cobs3.1, whole genome shotgun sequence genome:
- the Nup205 gene encoding LOW QUALITY PROTEIN: nuclear pore complex protein Nup205 (The sequence of the model RefSeq protein was modified relative to this genomic sequence to represent the inferred CDS: inserted 2 bases in 1 codon) yields the protein MSEDRVATTEDMWTPYKELQSLVEKYVISGTDIQDPQYHELTEALRNHKQNFLSILKNPPKNAKSREEIKKGVTDGITLPVLGHQILSKELVDETLIISDMYDLNEFMALDLLCTAQLQMPHHPGLTRGLTAVLLYYDGRKALTSVLRILVHTRIGHSWAVDAPVPLTRYITDYTNKLQEDGLLNRILSLLEEMDPTKEQDLLQQNRALGGAKHHQMVMKLYNDTRQDLADILYLWSAQSSLPCSITSPSKKILFRLLSILETRQVESEAGEGGPDRVTLALIMAVLNAFNFSFLHSRENGEELINSMPLIAERDALKELNKKLLSTNINWESAGLRGVMQFALAIAMITIKTTTTQFQSQSITAEDEILVEAALANKAFHFMAEVLLKNSYIHQEEFYVRYFHTLISDFILLMPVKVKELRSRADESMRLIQAFQQEGIEPPMNLDNHFEYLMLMIAELYKEDPLKLNLAMDYWCHHTDTTHVSAPAYINRLPSRQVALFKFIRLAGEILPAGLFVPYMNMIASLASSPQAARYAFNFFKPNGTSGSATISWDHFFNSLNRYYYNLRQELPPCQDTVYRQRCHPKGIMPQEVKGLEAVLLVVQVIAKNDEMSRVAICDHPNWKVLQSLIGLVSCAMPIPLKGVLVRTLAALAKSPESSSTVWQSLEAAQFVSTIPTTSSYQPRGVQTELEEIESRNEEYPLTRAMLELLDVLTDFPIPRLLGVGQRNPGFDPYLHFIINTVFLRFHTRSYKNPAEKWEVAEACLKIFSKLIKQYEPTVEDFVGCKVELQGGESTLVNSAPGYHLMTQLHTTSELLHVILYILDEGCHHFDTYDSFPGKKYLESCSLYCLEILERGLKMQNNYMTQLTAIPSVNKIMTGLSRLLLGVNSRTGKPDHMINIVKYVSYNSWLSKHAFVAVGVIHGVTNEPGADSELLSTFTATSTLTTNVRHGFVECLDADIISEDDDETIRTDEQSRQSIGNCKERILLLMMHSITRPAPNLAHYLLGFEITKDIRKTVIQQPGILGFPRTCLHSILGILEQSLERGRDKITEACYCYLHTLSANSKTSAPVLRFLRTTSNQDFVQRHLSKLPFQGPNRSTELGCMSWLLKIAAIELRVGNGSLQTSLIQRLVGSFNQERDQIVSSQKLLMDLLHYIDFQLYLEPAKSWEFFDPSQIEMVLGKCSTPVALMGGPWLVDIRKLHSLITEELTVTQSSATATQRKLMQQEVKSILAHALKKNQTKVLSYATVKFVEGWCQTTEILFSVATNQQLPVAQQQNLLLNLSHDLLQKMTSCEALSEIKTLVSGTVLMLLVNLRNSFVIQSDNELLPSSPSNTTMMKIILSHILQWIINAGASSQKVVTHLYAALLNFLSIVGLEKSEHVNAIDSMYISQLDNSLNKLMPVQERSQRYATIQVINSFGNQLMDILCHNCSGGHDVCKMLALSCLDKILELDYDNAWMIYLTSRGYLKHMIDSLLESDGLLRCMLQPEPRTMRPLYLYEAKMAIFCRMASTRLGAESLLENKILSCMSSMCAFDQHPDVHIGFEGGDYSFIPSVGQRYQQIFLPALYLCDALFTTLGTENQSCAVQVCGFLQSHRDTVEMALRNAFSHANVLFLKEIACLTGVISRSANIDMYKLVDEELAKINIDDYKLENSTGMRELRAHLYRLQKLMLSLLHKFQLQSIPINHNYQQADANQQYISCIQIIANVMLYTRNQMQHSHMDQKIRNVLFDPHLTPKPGRRQDKMKDTSGGVCLGTIVEQLISVTNLLHTELPHIDSLIKKAQVVNDMSTAELKKYMSENEVELDIGKQRMLVEQKLSRWIKDKRQSIKYCSLIIEHTLYILWSHLDFYTTQVISRQTQRVHVSSSGTDESTIEWKVSIETLMELKQGLVSTFTDTFITQLLDTTHSEYATVDRSFIEALIRRIXKDYCNL from the exons ATGTCTGAAG atAGAGTAGCAACAACTGAAGATATGTGGACTCCATACAAAGAGTTACAGAGTCTTGTTGAGAAGTATGTAATATCAGGAACTGATATTCAAGATCCTCAATATCATGAGCTTACTGAAGCTTTGAGAAATCACAAACAGAATTTTCtcagtatattaaaaaatcca CCAAAAAATGCCAAAAGTCGtgaggaaattaaaaaaggtgTTACAGATGGTATTACACTACCAGTTTTGGGTCATCAAATATTATCAAAGGAATTAGTGGATGAAACTCTCATTATATCAGACATGTACGATTTAAATGAGTTTATGGCATTGGATCTCCTCTGTACAGCTCAATTACAAATGCCCCATCATCCTGGTTTAACGCGAGGGTTAACAGCTGTTCTTCTTTATTATGATGGAAGAAAAGCATTAACATCAGTATTAAGAATCTTAGTGCATACTCGAATTGGTCACAGTTGGGCAGTGGATGCACCAGTTCCTCTTACCAGATATATTACagattatacaaataaattgcaaGAGGATGGcttattaaatagaattttatctttgttaGAAGAAATGGATCCTACTAAg gAACAAGATTTATTGCAACAAAATAGAGCATTAGGTGGAGCAAAGCATCATCAGATGGTTATGAAACTTTACAATGACACGCGACAAGATTTGGCTGATATTCTGTATTTATGGTCTGCTCAATCATCTCTTCCTTGCTCAATTACCTCTCCATCCAAGAAAATTCTGTTTCGTCTATTATCTATATTGGAAACACGTCAAGTAGAATCTGAAGCAGGTGAAGGAGGACCTGACAGAGTTACACTTGCACTCATTATGGCTGTTTTAAATGCCTTCAATTTTAGTTTCTTACATAGTCGTGAAAATGGCGAAG agttaattaattcaatgcCATTAATAGCAGAGAGAGATGCACTAAAGGAATtgaataagaaattattatctacTAACATAAATTGGGAGAGTGCTGGATTGCGAGGAGTGATGCAGTTTGCTTTAGCGATAGCTATGATTACTATAAAAACAACTACCACTCAATTTCAGTCTCAGAGTATTACCGCAGAAGATGAAATTCTAGTGGAAGCAGCTCTCGCTAATAAAGCTTTCCATTTTATGGCTGaagttttacttaaaaatagtTACATACATCAAGAGGAGTTTTATGTTCGCTATTTTCATACATTAATTTCCGACTTTATATTATTGATGCCTGTAAAAGTTAAAGAATTACGTAGTCGTGCAGATGAATCCATGCGCTTGATTCAAGCATTCCAGCAAGAAGGCATCGAACCTCCAATGAATTTGGATAAtcattttgaatatttaatgttgATGATAGCAGAACTATATAAAGAAGATccattgaaattaaatttagccATGGATTATTGGTGTCATCACACTGATACGACCCATGTATCGGCTCCTGCATACATTAATCGCCTACCATCTAGGCAAGTTgccttatttaaatttataagacTTGCCGGAGAGATATTACCAGCAGGTTTATTCGTTCCATATATGAATATGATAGCATCTCTTGCTTCATCGCCACAAGCAGCTAGatatgcttttaatttttttaaaccaaatG GAACGTCTGGTTCAGCAACTATCTCGTGGGATCACtttttcaattctttaaatcgatattattacaatttgaGACAAGAATTGCCTCCTTGTCAGGATACAGTATACAGGCAAAGATGTCATCCAAAAGGAATCATGCCTCAGGAAGTCAAAGGTCTCGAGGCAGTGCTATTAGTTGTTCAAGTGATAGCGAAAAATGACGAGATGTCGAGAGTTGCAATATGCGATCATCCGAATTGGAAAGTTTTGCAGTCTTTGATCGGCTTGGTGAGTTGCGCGATGCCAATACCTTTAAAGGGCGTACTAGTAAGAACTCTCGCGGCTCTAGCAAAATCTCCAGAAAGTTCCTCTACTGTTTGGCAAAGCTTAGAGGCTGCTCAATTTGTGTCCACTATACCAACAACAAGCAGTTATCAACCGAGAGGCGTACAAACAGAATTAGAAGAGATCGAATCTAGAAATGAAGAATACCCATTAACGCGAGCCATGTTAGAGCTATTAGATGTACTTACTGATTTTCCAATACCACGTCTGTTGGGCGTAGGTCAACGAAATCCAGGATTTGATCCGtacttacattttattattaataccgTCTTTTTGAGATTTCACACTCGTTCATACAAAAATCCTGCTGAGAAATGGGAAGTGGCCGAagcttgtttaaaaatattttcgaaattgatAAAGCAATACGAGCCAACCGTTGAAGATTTTGTCGGCTGCAAAGTTGAGTTACAAGGGGGTGAATCTACCCTGGTTAATTCCGCTCCGGGATATCACTTAATGACGCAATTGCACACCACTTCTGAATTATTACACGTGATATTATATATCCTGGACGAAGGTTGCCATCATTTCGATACATACGATAGTTTTCCAGGCAAAAAATATCTTGAAAGTTGTAGTCTTTATTGCTTGGAAATACTGGAACGTGGATTAAAGATGCAAAACAATTATATGACACAATTGACTGCCATTCcatctgtaaataaaattatgactGGGTTATCGCGTTTGCTGCTCGGAGTGAATTCCCGCACCGGTAAACCCGATCATATGATTAATATCGTCAAGTATGTTTCTTACAATTCGTGGTTATCAAAGCATGCCTTCGTGGCCGTCGGCGTTATTCACGGCGTGACCAATGAGCCTGGAGCAGATTCGGAATTACTATCTACGTTCACGGCAACTTCCACTTTAACGACCAATGTTAGGCACGGTTTTGTCGAATGCCTAGACGCGGATATAATTTCAGAAGATGACGACGAGACAATTAGAACGGATGAGCAGAGCAGGCAGTCGATTGGaaattgtaaagaaagaattttgcTCTTAATGATGCACAGTATTACACGGCCAGCGCCCAATCTCGCCCATTACTTGCTTGGCTTTGAAATAACTAAAGACATCAGGAAAACTGTTATCCAGCAACCAGGTATACTTGGTTTTCCGCGTACTTGTCTGCATTCTATCTTGGGAATTTTGGAACAATCTCTGGAGCGTGGGCGTGATAAAATAACCGAAGCTTGTTACTGTTATCTTCATACATTATCGGCTAACAGCAAAACATCGGCGCCCGTTCTCAGATTTTTACGTACTACAAGTAATCAAGATTTCGTTCAAAGACACCTTTCAAAATTACCGTTTCAAGGACCGAACAGATCGACTGAACTCGGTTGCATGTCTTGGTTACTGAAAATAGCAGCCATCGAGTTGCGAGTCGGCAATGGAAGTTTGCAGACTTCTCTAATTCAACGATTAGTAGGAAGTTTTAATCAAGAAAGAGACCAGATTGTATCTTCTCAAAAACTTCTGATGGACCTTTTACATTACATTGATTTCCAATTATATTTAGAACCTGCTAAATCGTGGGAATTTTTTGATCCATCGCAAATTGAAATGGTGCTGGGTAAATGTAGCACTCCCGTCGCGTTAATGGGTGGTCCGTGGCTCGTTGACATTAGAAAATTACATTCTCTTATCACTGAAGAATTGACAGTCACGCAAAGTAGTGCAACCGCTACTCAACGCAAGTTAATGCAACAGGAAGTAAAATCTATACTTGCGCatgccttaaaaaaaaatcaaaccaAGGTTCTCTCTTATGCAACTGTGAAATTTGTAGAAGGATGGTGCCAAACTACGGAAATACTCTTTTCCGTTGCGACGAATCAACAATTGCCTGTAGCTCAACAGCAAAATCTTTTACTGAATTTATCGCACGATCTGTTACAAAAAATGACGTCCTGCGAAGCTTTGAGTGAAATTAAGACTTTGGTATCCGGCACAGTTTTAATGCTGTTGGTAAACTTACGAAATAGCTTCGTGATTCAGTCGGATAACGAATTGTTACCGTCATCACCATCGAACACGACGatgatgaaaattattttaagtcaCATTTTACAATGGATCATAAACGCCGGTGCATCCTCACAGAAAGTCGTAACGCATCTTTATGCAgcgttattaaactttttgaGTATCGTCGGTTTAGAGAAGTCTGAACACGTAAACGCGATCGACTCTATGTATATTAGCCAATTAGACAATTCATTAAACAAGCTGATGCCCGTGCAAGAACGCTCGCAACGTTATGCGACAATTCAAGTTATTAACAGTTTCGGAAATCAATTAATGGATATTTTGTGCCACAATTGTTCGGGTGGGCACGACGTATGCAAGATGCTCGCATTATCCTGTCTAGATAAGATCTTGGAATTGGATTATGATAACGCATGGATGATCTATTTGACAAGCAGAGGCTACTTGAAGCATATGATAGACAGTTTATTAGAATCGGACGGTTTGTTACGATGCATGTTGCAACCGGAGCCGCGGACGATGCGGCCTTTGTATTTGTACGAGGCAAAGATGGCAATTTTCTGTAGGATGGCGTCCACGAGATTAGGCGCGGAGAGCTTATTGGAGAACAAGATTTTATCCTGTATGTCCAGCATGTGTGCGTTCGATCAGCATCCTGATGTGCACATAGGTTTCGAGGGCGGTGATTATTCGTTCATACCTTCGGTTGGGCAACGCtatcaacaaatttttttaccggCTTTATATCTCTGCGACGCTTTATTCACCACGTTAGGAACAGAGAATCAATCCTGCGCTGTGCAAGTCTGCGGATTTCTACAGAGTCACAGAGACACCGTGGAAATGGCTCTAAGAAATGCATTTTCGCACGCCAATGTACTCTTCTTGAAAGAGATCGCGTGTCTTACCGGCGTAATATCTAGATCTGCCAATATAG acatgtACAAACTCGTGGATGAAGAGctagcaaaaataaatatagatgATTACAAGTTAGAGAACAGTACCGGAATGAGAGAACTTCGAGCACATCTGTACCGGCTACAAAAGTTGATGCTGTCGTTGTTACACAAATTTCAGTTACAGTCGATTCCAATAAATCATAATTACCAGCAAGCTGATGCAAACCAGCAATATATCTCTTGCATACAGATAATTGCCAATGTCATGCTGTATACGCGCAATCAA atgcAACATAGCCATATGGATCAGAAAATACGGAATGTATTGTTTGATCCTCATTTAACGCCGAAACCTGGAAGAAGACAAGACAAAATGAAAGATACTTCTGGCGGAGTGTGTTTAGGCACGATTGTCGAACAATTAATTTCCGTGACAAATTTGCTGCACACTGAATTACCACATATTGATTCACTAATAAAGAAAGCACAAGTAGTAAATGATATGAGTACAGCAGAATTGAAGAAA TATATGTCCGAGAACGAAGTGGAACTCGATATAGGAAAACAACGAATGCTCGTTGAACAGAAATTAAGTCGTTGGATAAAGGATAAGCGACaaagcataaaatattgctCACTTATAATAGAGCACACTTTATATATACTTTGGAGTCACTTAGACTTTTATACCACACAAGTTATATCACGGCAAACTCAAAGAGTGCATG TATCTTCGAGTGGCACTGACGAAAGTACAATAGAATGGAAGGTTTCAATAGAAACGCTAATGGAACTGAAGCAAGGACTTGTTTCTACATTTACAGATACTTTTATCACGCAATTATTAGACACAACACACAGTGAATATGCAACAGTGGACCGTAGCTTTATCGAAGCTCTTATAAGacgaat aaaagattattgcaatttataa